A part of Phycisphaerae bacterium genomic DNA contains:
- a CDS encoding HNH endonuclease produces the protein MSSPHIPDHLRDLVRHRASGKCEYCRTDERTQVASFACDHVIPVNKGGSSEAGNLAWACPRCNASKGSSVTAVDPTSGREVPFFNPRQDRWDDHFRWSFDSLTIEPRSAVGRATVARLKMNRPRMVEIRRYLKRLGLHPPTDG, from the coding sequence TTGAGTTCTCCTCACATACCTGACCATCTTCGTGATCTGGTGAGACATCGTGCGTCCGGCAAGTGTGAATACTGCCGGACGGACGAACGGACCCAGGTTGCCTCCTTTGCTTGCGATCACGTGATCCCGGTGAATAAAGGGGGAAGCAGCGAAGCGGGCAACCTTGCCTGGGCCTGTCCACGCTGCAATGCCTCGAAGGGATCGAGCGTCACAGCGGTGGACCCAACCAGCGGACGGGAGGTTCCGTTTTTCAACCCTCGTCAGGATCGGTGGGACGATCATTTCCGCTGGTCGTTCGACTCTCTGACGATCGAGCCTCGCAGCGCCGTCGGCCGGGCAACGGTTGCACGTCTCAAGATGAACCGGCCAAGGATGGTCGAGATCAGGAGGTATTTAAAGCGGTTGGGGTTACACCCACCGACTGACGGGTGA